The Saimiri boliviensis isolate mSaiBol1 chromosome 19, mSaiBol1.pri, whole genome shotgun sequence genome contains the following window.
CCTCAGTTACAGGAATATGATCTTCTGAACTCAGGGAGGCCCCAGTACCCTTAGGAGCACTTAGCAATGTGACTCAGGATAGAAGCCTTTAGGCCATGTTTCTGGTTCCTAGGGACTTTCTTGTCATGGGGCTGAGATGGACCCTGAGCTATAGACAGGGAGCTTCTGGGACGATTCTCTCTACAGATGGCCTATATTTTCTCCGCACCGAGAATGGTGTTGTCTACCAGACCTTCTGTGACATGACCTCTGGGGGTGGCGGCTGGACCCTGGTGGCCAGTGTGCACGAGAATGACATAGGTGGGAAGTGCACGGTGGGCGATCGCTGGTCCAGTCAGCAGGGCAACAAAGCAGACTACCCAGAGGGGGACGGCAACTGGGCCAACTACAACACCTTTGGGTCTGCAGAGGCGGCCACGAGCGATGACTACAAGGTTGGTGCCACTTCCCACCTGCTTGGGTCAGGGTGAGGAGTGGAGTGTGGCTGGCCACaggccaggagggagggagggctggaaGGTGGGATGTGGGGAAGGGctggagaagaagagaaatacttccatctttctttttttttttttccttgagacagacttgctctgttgcccaggttggagtgcagtggtttgatctcagctcagagcaacctccgcctcctgggttcgagtgatcctctgcctcaaaagcacctgggactacaagtCCCCAatgccacactcagctaatttttgtacttttagtagagatggggtttcaccatcttggccaggctggtctcgaactcctgacctcaaatgatctgtccgcctcagcctcccaaagtgctggctacCCTGCCCAGCCAACTTACACATTGAATCACAACTTCCTCATAACAAGACCATTAGGTCCCTGGGTGGTGGTGGGATCATCTGTTGGGAGTGGGGTGTCTGAGTGTGGCTGGCCATCTGCTCACTTGGAGTCCAGAGCTCTCAGCCCAGCAAAGGCTGCATGTGTGGGCCTTTTACCTCCTGGGACATCCTGGTCCAGTCAGGTTCAATGTCTGCTGCTTTCTAGAACCCCGGCTACTATGACATCCAGGCCAAGGACCTGGGCATCTGGCATGTGCCCAACAAGTCCCCCATGCAGCACTGGAGAAACAGCTCCCTGCTGAGGTACCGCACCAACACTGGCTTCTTCCAGTTCCTGGGACATAATCTGTTTGGCTTCTACCAGGTACACAGGACTGCTGGCTGGGACTGGTTTTCATGCATGTAACGAGAAGCACGTGTTAGAGGTTGGTCAGGAATCATTTTTTAATGGGCTTGTCTTCTCACCTAGATTTGCTGATGGCTTCTCTTAGGAATTCTGAGCCAGGCAAGAGAAAAGACTTATGGGAGAGGACAGCTGGGGTAGGAAGAGTGAGGACGGGTCagggagaatgagagagagaatgaagtggTCTAGGCTGCTGCAGAAGCATagctcccaagtaactggcaGCAGTACAAGGGAAAGGTTCTCATTTTGACTGGTTTTGAAGTAATCTCAGTCCCTGAGAAAGCACTGTTTCCCCTCTTTTGAATGGCAGCAACCCAGGAGATGCTGGTAATGGCAAAGCCATTgtcttcatgacttttttttttttttctttgtaggcaTACCCAGTGAAATATGGAGAAGGAAAGTGCTGGAAGAACAATGGCCCGGCGATCCCTGTGGTCTATGACTTCGGCGATGCCAAGAAAACAGCATCTTATTACTCACCCTCCGGCCAGCGTGAGTCTTCAATGATCCTCTGAACTATTAGTAGGAAAGGGGATACATTCAACTATGCTGGGTAACAGTTTTGTATCCGACTGTAGCCTGGTTCTCTTCTGTAATGCTTCCCGTATTGCCTCACCTGCTTTGCATGACTGCCTTTGAGATCTGAACTATTATTCACCTCATTTTAGGAAAATGAAGCACTGAGAGGTTTAGAAACTTGCCAAGATCACAAGGCATATATGGAGAGTCAGCATTTGGGCTGAAGAAATTTGGCtccagatggttttttttttttttttttttttgacatggagttttgctcttgttgcccaggctggagtgcaatggtgcggtctcagctcaccgcaacctctgcctcccaggttcaagcaattctcctgtctcagcctcccaagtcgccaggatacaggtgcctaccaccacacctagctaagttttgtatttttagtagagatgaggtttcaccatgttggccaggctggtctcaaactcctgacctcaggtgatccacctgcctcagtctcccaaagtgctggtattacaggagtgagccactgcgcccagctgggaattttttttttttttttttctattttgagtttattttgggTGAAGCCAAAGTTGGTAGCATAGCATGTTTTGCAGAGGCTGAACATATAGAACTCGAAGCTGTTATTATTTACATTTGggatttgagattttaaaataaaggagaaaagaaaaatgtaaacagagTGAATACATCTGTGAATTGCTGCAGCTGAGCCCCTGGAGGTGTTCAACGGCGATCTTCTTGCAGAGCTGAATTTCTCTTTACAAGCCTCTGGCAGATGAGGAGCCTTCTCTAAGGACCAGCTTTTGGTCTCTGGGGTTGGGAAAAGGTCCCTCTTGGTTAAGTTTGAGGCCAGGATGCACCAGCCATTGGCCACAGAGGTGCTGGGCTCCACCAGCTGGAATGTTGGGTTGTAGCCTGTGCTCCAGCATGAAGAATCTCTGGGCTGGCCTAAGGAAAGCGACTTCTAGCATCTTCCATGAATGCCGTTTTCTGCCTCTTGTTTTCAGATGAATTTACTGCGGGATTTGTTCAGTTCAGGGTATTTAATAATGAGAGAGCAGCCAACGCCTTGTGTGCTGGAGTGAGGGTCACTGGATGTAACACTGAGCACGTGAGTCTCTGCGGGGACCAAAAGGGCCTGTGAATAAGGTCGAGTTTGTCAGTGTGTGtctatatgcatgtgtgtgttgagTGTGGTATGactggggtgtgtgtatgtgtgtgggagtGCGACCTTCTCTTGCTCATTGCTGGGTTTCAGGGGCCAGGACTGTGGGACCCTTTGTCCAGGGACAGACGTTCTCTACCTTTGAGGACCCAAATCGAGGGCTGAGGCTTCAAAAGAACCATTGCTGGGTGCTCAGCCTTTGTGGGAAAATAGTCACTTTGGAGCTGGGGTGAGGCTTGTGTGCTGAAATATTCTGTAGAAGTCTTTAGAGCTGAGATTCCTTGAGAAACACCaggtattgtttttctttctttcttttttttttgagaccgagtctcgtcctgtcacccaggctggagtgcaatggtgcgatctcagctcactgcaacctccacctcccgggttcaaatgattctcctgtttcagcctcctgaatagctggaatacgggtgcccaccaccacatccagctaatttttgtattttagtggagatggggtttcaccatgttggccaggctggtctcctgacctcataatctgcctgtctcggcctctgaaaagtgctgggattataggcgtgagctaccacgcccagcctaagtTGCTGTTTTTCTTCATCTGAGGTTTAGCTTTCAGAAAAAACCTGGGCCTCCCCAACCATAGCCATGGTTTGCCTAGATACACACTGCACTGGGGAGTTGCTGGGGCAGTCCTGGACCTCACCTTCTAGAAACCTCACTCAGGCCATCTCTTGTGTGCTCAGGAATCCCAAATGGAGGGATTGATAAGTTCCAAAGATTGTAAATTGAATACCAGTTGTATTCGTCCTTTCtctcactgctataaaaaaataccggctaggcgcagtggctcatgcctgtaattccagtactttcggaggcaagatgggtggatctcttgggttcaggagtttgagaccagcctgggaaacatggtaaaaccatgtctgtacaaaaagtacaaaattagccgagcgtggtggcgcatgcctgtggtctcagctacttgagaggctgaggtgggaggatctgcttaagcccaagaggcagaggttgctgtgagccaagatcacacgactgcactccaccctgggtgacagagtgagatcctgtttaaaacaaaaaacaaaaaacaaaaacaaaaacaagaaaaagaaatatcgagactaggtaatttataaagaaacaaggtgtaattggctcatggttctgcaggctgtacaggaagtatagtggcttctgcttctgggaaggaaggagtgaggtaTCTCCCACGGTAGAAGCAGGAGCAAGGGCAGGGGAGGTGCGACACACTtctaaatgaccagatctcatgagaactcactcactatcatgaggacagcatcaaGAGGCTGGTGCTAAAATCATTCACATGAAACCACCCCCATTaaccaatcacctcccacaacactggggattacaattcaacaggaGATTTTGTGTGAGCACACAGCTCCAAACCGTATCACCAGCTGAATACAGAGGATAGGCACAGAAGTTGAGAATA
Protein-coding sequences here:
- the LOC101042938 gene encoding intelectin-1, which translates into the protein MNQLCFLLFLIMAARGWTDEANTCAKELDLTLFLPRSCKEIKDKCSDAGDGLYFLRTENGVVYQTFCDMTSGGGGWTLVASVHENDIGGKCTVGDRWSSQQGNKADYPEGDGNWANYNTFGSAEAATSDDYKNPGYYDIQAKDLGIWHVPNKSPMQHWRNSSLLRYRTNTGFFQFLGHNLFGFYQAYPVKYGEGKCWKNNGPAIPVVYDFGDAKKTASYYSPSGQHEFTAGFVQFRVFNNERAANALCAGVRVTGCNTEHHCIGGGGFFPESSPWQCGDFSGFDWNGYGTHVGFSSSREITEAAVLLFYR